Proteins encoded together in one Planctomyces sp. SH-PL14 window:
- the eboE gene encoding metabolite traffic protein EboE, which translates to MSLSTLPLSYCTNVHPGLTVAAVQDGLQTYTGPVRRKLNAPLAAGLWLPEPVIRELRSEPARLDALRKTLRDEGLVCYTLNAFPYGNFHSERVKENVYLPDWTDDRRRLYTEECAVVLAELMPEGVEGSISTVPLGFKPLSGRDGFEEACIAQLIRLARFLDNLHDDTGQVIRLAIEPEPCCVLETTAETIAFFGRLRDAADKQGAGEAVRRHLGVCYDVCHQAVEFEDVPASIRDFTQAGIRINKLHITCAIEVDAPQEADVRAELANFVEPRYLHQTFARSSDGRVVNVVDLTPELCRNPDGEFAAAPRWRVHFHVPVNAVNVGRLKTTRPDLERALGAVAALEYAPHLEVETYTWGVLPSGEKPDLVEGLLRELTATGVLLGNLRLGASGLLEV; encoded by the coding sequence ATGTCGCTTTCCACGCTCCCGCTCAGCTATTGCACCAACGTCCACCCCGGCCTGACCGTGGCCGCCGTCCAAGACGGGCTCCAGACCTACACGGGGCCGGTCCGCCGGAAGCTGAACGCCCCCCTGGCGGCCGGACTGTGGCTCCCCGAACCGGTGATCCGTGAGCTGCGGAGCGAACCGGCACGGCTCGACGCCCTGCGAAAAACCCTCCGCGACGAGGGGCTCGTCTGCTACACGCTCAACGCCTTCCCGTACGGCAATTTCCACTCCGAGCGGGTCAAGGAGAACGTGTATCTGCCCGACTGGACCGACGATCGCCGGCGGCTGTACACGGAGGAGTGCGCCGTGGTCCTGGCGGAACTGATGCCCGAAGGAGTCGAGGGGAGCATCTCGACGGTCCCGCTCGGCTTCAAACCCCTCTCCGGACGTGACGGCTTTGAGGAGGCATGCATCGCGCAGCTCATCCGCCTGGCGCGGTTCCTCGACAACCTCCACGACGACACCGGCCAGGTGATCCGGCTGGCCATCGAGCCGGAGCCGTGCTGCGTCCTGGAGACGACCGCCGAGACGATCGCGTTCTTCGGGCGGCTGCGGGACGCCGCGGACAAGCAAGGGGCCGGAGAGGCAGTCCGGCGGCATCTCGGCGTCTGCTACGACGTCTGCCATCAGGCGGTCGAGTTCGAGGACGTTCCGGCGTCGATCCGGGATTTCACGCAGGCCGGGATCCGGATCAACAAGCTCCACATCACCTGCGCGATCGAGGTCGACGCGCCGCAGGAAGCGGACGTCCGGGCGGAGCTGGCGAACTTCGTCGAGCCCCGCTACCTCCACCAGACGTTCGCCCGCTCCTCGGACGGCCGCGTCGTGAACGTCGTCGACCTGACGCCGGAACTCTGCCGGAACCCGGACGGAGAGTTCGCCGCCGCGCCGCGCTGGCGGGTCCACTTCCACGTCCCGGTCAACGCCGTGAACGTCGGGCGGCTCAAGACGACCCGCCCGGACCTGGAACGGGCCCTCGGGGCGGTCGCCGCTCTCGAGTATGCGCCGCACCTGGAAGTCGAGACCTATACGTGGGGTGTTCTTCCCTCCGGTGAAAAGCCGGACCTCGTCGAAGGACTTCTCCGCGAGCTGACCGCAACCGGCGTCCTGCTGGGCAATCTGCGGCTCGGGGCATCGGGCTTGCTGGAAGTCTGA
- a CDS encoding enoyl-CoA hydratase/isomerase family protein has translation MTEPVLLVEHPSDALAIVTLNRPDRRNALSVELLEALCQTFAALADEPTRRAVILRGAGPVFCAGLDLAEADDVDAVRKSAGRTAALFMLLMTSPLVTVAAVQGGAYAGGGGLMAACDFAVTTEDARFAFPEVRRGLLPALISVVLRNRLRDSDLRELFLLAEPVDARRAQAIGLVNRVVPRDRLLEEAQALVATVLLGGPVAVQSTKALLRPSQGADVKRDLGWALAAHEGARTGDEAREGIAAFREHRPPSWQAH, from the coding sequence ATGACAGAGCCTGTGCTTCTCGTCGAGCATCCCAGCGATGCCCTCGCGATCGTCACGCTGAACCGCCCCGACCGTCGAAACGCCCTCTCCGTCGAGTTGCTGGAAGCGTTGTGCCAGACGTTCGCGGCCCTGGCCGACGAGCCGACGCGGCGGGCCGTGATTCTTCGTGGCGCGGGGCCGGTGTTCTGCGCGGGGCTCGACTTGGCGGAGGCGGACGATGTCGATGCCGTTCGGAAAAGTGCAGGCCGCACCGCCGCTCTCTTCATGCTCCTCATGACTTCACCGCTGGTGACCGTGGCGGCAGTCCAGGGGGGGGCCTACGCTGGCGGCGGAGGGTTGATGGCCGCCTGCGACTTTGCCGTGACGACGGAGGACGCCCGCTTCGCGTTTCCGGAAGTCCGCCGGGGGCTTCTCCCGGCGCTGATTTCTGTTGTCCTTCGTAACCGGCTCCGCGATTCCGACCTGCGCGAGCTCTTTCTGCTGGCGGAGCCCGTTGACGCCCGCCGCGCGCAGGCCATCGGCCTCGTCAATCGGGTCGTGCCGCGCGATCGGCTGCTGGAAGAGGCCCAGGCTTTGGTCGCAACGGTGCTCCTGGGGGGGCCGGTTGCGGTTCAGAGCACGAAAGCCCTCCTCCGACCATCACAGGGGGCTGACGTGAAGCGGGATCTCGGATGGGCGCTCGCGGCCCATGAAGGGGCTCGGACAGGTGACGAAGCCCGGGAAGGAATCGCCGCCTTCCGGGAGCACCGTCCCCCCTCGTGGCAGGCCCACTGA